The genomic window ATTGGAATGCGCAAGAAGATTCGCCAAAGATAATAGTGAATTCCTAATTATATGTGATACAAAAGAAACGCTTATGTGTGAGGAGGAAGTTTATCGGCCGGGGGAGTACGAGCATACGTTCTATCCGCTTGTAGAAGTTTTGAAGAAAGCGGAGTCTTGCGGTGGATGCGGCTTCTCGCAAAGATTGCTGGATGACTATATTGGCGAGGATGAGTATATCATGAGAATCAACTTAACGGATATACATTGTTTCAAGTGGAAATAAGAAAGGGACAATGATATTCCACATTTTAATCGGATTTTTTAAAAGTTGAAAGAGGTAACGCCACAAGAATACAGAAAACATTTCCTATCTTTGCCACCGATCAAGGTGTAACCGCTATCCGTTCCGGTAGTGGCTAGTAAAAGGGAATCCGGTGTGAATCCGGAGCTGTACCCGTAGCTGTAAGTCCTTGTAGCCCCGGCAAATCTTGTTGCCACTGCCTATCGGATAGGTGGGAAGGTAGCCGACAGAGGGTGGACGAGCCAGAAAACCTGCCATGATCTTGTTATGCGACGTTTCGGGTGAAGACGTTGGTAAACCTAAGAATTATTATGCGAGATTTATATCTTATAAGATGTCTGTGCGTTTTTAGCGTATGGTTATTTTCTTTGGGTGTCGCTTTCGGTCAACAGATCGATACGACGGCCTATCACGAGCTTTCCGGGGTGGAAGTAGTGGAGAAGGTACGTCCGTCGGTTACCCGTGAAGGTACGCCTTTGCAAATTATGGACCGGGCGGGAATCGATCGCTTGGGAGTACAAGACCTATCCGAGGCCGTGAAACGCTTCTCGGGAGTTACAGTACAGGATTATGGGGGGATCGGAGGATTGAAAACGGTCTCGGTACGTAGCTTGGGAGCGAAGCATACCGCCGTCAGTTACGATGGGGTGACGATTACGGATGCGCAAAGCGGGCAAGTCGATATCAGCCGTTTCTCGTTGGATAACGTGGAGATGGTTTCCTTATCGATCGGACAATCGGATGACATCTTCCAAACGGCAAGGGTGTATGCCTCGGCAGGAGCCTTGAATATACAAACCGGAAAGCCCACGTTTAAAGACAAATCGTTTCATACTTATCTTAAGGTTAAGGGAGGTTCCTTCGGACTTTTTAATCCCGTGCTGCATTATGATCAAAAATTAGGAAAGCGTTGGAGCGCATCCTTACATGGTGATTTCGTGCGTGCGGATGGGCAATATCCCTATACATTGATTAATGGGGAATTGGAGACGAAAGAGAAGCGTAGAAATAGCGATATCCATGCTTACCATTTGGAAGGTAATCTATTCGGCGATTTTGGAAGGGGAGGCGAACTTTCCTTTAAGGCGTACTATTTTGATTCGGAGCGGGGACTTCCCGGTTCTGTTAATTTATATAACAAGAACACTTCTGAACGATTATGGGATAATAACTTTTTCGTGCAATCGGGGTATAAGAATGTTCTTAATGAGAAATTTACGCTACGGGCCATGGCTAAGTATAATTATGCTTTTACTCGTTATTTAGATGTAAATGATAAATATGCCGCAGGCGAACAAGTCGACTTGAATACACAGAATGAGTATTATGGCTCTGTAGGTTTGCTGTATACTCCTATAAAGTATGTATCGGCGACGTTAACAACGGATTTAACTCGCTCTATGCTGGACAATAATTTTGTAAACGGACCTAATCCAAAGCGAATGGCCTCTCAATCGGTACTAGCGGTGCAATATAAGAACAGCCGATTCACGGCTACCGGTAGTTTATTGGGAACATATATCACTGATAAAGTGGAGCAAGGGGAAAAACCGGATGATAAAAGGCGTTTATCCCCGGCTGTAAGTTTGTCTTGGCGGCCATTCTCGGAAAGTACATTGCGGATACGTGCCTCTTACAAAGATATATTCCGGGTTCCTACATTTACGGACTTGTATTACCTCCGTATGGGAAATACAAATTTGAAACCGGAAGAAACTTCCCAATATAATGTAGGGGTAACATGGAGTTCTTCCTGTGGGGATTGGCTGCGGCATTTCAGTATTTCGGCGGATGGATATTATAATACGGTGAAAGATAAGATCGTGGCTTTACCTACCATGTATGTTTGGAAGATGATGAATATGGGCGAAGTGGATATTAAAGGGGTAGATGTAAATTTATCTACACAATTCCGATTGCCCTTACGAATGAGCTTGTTTTTGGCTTCCACTTATTCTTTTCAATATGCGGTTGATGTGACAGATCCGGAAGCTAAGAATTATAAGGATCAGATTCCTTATACACCTCGTCATTCAGGCACGGTTTCCGTAACCTTGGAAAATCCATGGGTAAATGTCTCTTATATACTGACTGCGGTTGGTGATCGTTATGCATTGCCGCAAAATATAGATCGGAACAGGATTGATTCTTATATAGAACAGAGTATTTCTATAAATCGAGATTTTCGTTTTCGATATTTCGGTTTGCGTTTGCAAGGTGAATTGTTAAATCTTACGAACGTGAATTATGATGTTATTCAGTATTATCCCATGCCGGGCCGTTCTTGGCGTTTAAGTGTTTGTTTATCCTATTAGTAAACTATAAAAGTAAAGTAATGAAAAAGAGGAATTTATTTTGTGTCTCTGCCTTGTGTGCATTGATGTCTTTCTCGTTTGTCAGCTGTGATGATGACAATGAGCCTTCACTGAATATACCAAATGTATCTGTAACTAATGTCAGTTTTACGGATGAGAATCCGGAAGCTTTAAAAGTTAGTGGAACCTTAAATTGGACAGCTCCGTCTTCTGTTGACAATGTAACAAAGTACGTGATTTATGGTTCCTCTGATGGAACCGTTAAAGATATGAAAATTGCGGAGGTAGAAGTTGGAACACATTCATATGCTATTACGGATGTCGTAAATAT from Parabacteroides distasonis ATCC 8503 includes these protein-coding regions:
- a CDS encoding TonB-dependent receptor plug domain-containing protein; amino-acid sequence: MRDLYLIRCLCVFSVWLFSLGVAFGQQIDTTAYHELSGVEVVEKVRPSVTREGTPLQIMDRAGIDRLGVQDLSEAVKRFSGVTVQDYGGIGGLKTVSVRSLGAKHTAVSYDGVTITDAQSGQVDISRFSLDNVEMVSLSIGQSDDIFQTARVYASAGALNIQTGKPTFKDKSFHTYLKVKGGSFGLFNPVLHYDQKLGKRWSASLHGDFVRADGQYPYTLINGELETKEKRRNSDIHAYHLEGNLFGDFGRGGELSFKAYYFDSERGLPGSVNLYNKNTSERLWDNNFFVQSGYKNVLNEKFTLRAMAKYNYAFTRYLDVNDKYAAGEQVDLNTQNEYYGSVGLLYTPIKYVSATLTTDLTRSMLDNNFVNGPNPKRMASQSVLAVQYKNSRFTATGSLLGTYITDKVEQGEKPDDKRRLSPAVSLSWRPFSESTLRIRASYKDIFRVPTFTDLYYLRMGNTNLKPEETSQYNVGVTWSSSCGDWLRHFSISADGYYNTVKDKIVALPTMYVWKMMNMGEVDIKGVDVNLSTQFRLPLRMSLFLASTYSFQYAVDVTDPEAKNYKDQIPYTPRHSGTVSVTLENPWVNVSYILTAVGDRYALPQNIDRNRIDSYIEQSISINRDFRFRYFGLRLQGELLNLTNVNYDVIQYYPMPGRSWRLSVCLSY